From Mus musculus strain C57BL/6J chromosome 8, GRCm38.p6 C57BL/6J, a single genomic window includes:
- the Foxf1 gene encoding forkhead box protein F1, which translates to MSAPDKQQPPHGGGTGGGGGAGGQAMDPAAAGPTKAKKTNAGVRRPEKPPYSYIALIVMAIQSSPSKRLTLSEIYQFLQARFPFFRGAYQGWKNSVRHNLSLNECFIKLPKGLGRPGKGHYWTIDPASEFMFEEGSFRRRPRGFRRKCQALKPVYSMVNGLGFNHLPDTYGFQGSGGLSCAPNSLALEGGLGMMNGHLAGNVDGMALPSHSVPHLPSNGGHSYMGGCGGSAAGEYPHHDSSVPASPLLPAGAGGVMEPHAVYSSSAAAWPPAASAALNSGASYIKQQPLSPCNPAANPLSGSISTHSLEQPYLHQNSHNGPAELQGIPRYHSQSPSMCDRKEFVFSFNAMASSSMHTTGGGSYYHQQVTYQDIKPCVM; encoded by the exons ATGTCCGCGCCCGACAAGCAGCAGCCGCCGCACGGCGGGGGCACAGGAGGAGGCGGCGGCGCGGGCGGCCAGGCCATGGACCCCGCGGCGGCGGGCCCCACCAAGGCCAAGAAGACCAACGCCGGCGTGCGGCGGCCGGAGAAGCCGCCCTACTCGTACATCGCGCTCATCGTCATGGCTATCCAGAGCTCGCCCAGCAAGCGCCTGACCCTCAGCGAGATCTACCAGTTTCTTCAGGCGCGCTTCCCCTTCTTCCGCGGCGCCTACCAGGGCTGGAAGAACTCCGTGCGCCACAACCTGTCGCTCAACGAGTGCTTCATCAAACTGCCCAAGGGCCTCGGGCGACCCGGCAAGGGCCACTACTGGACCATCGATCCGGCTAGCGAGTTTATGTTCGAGGAGGGCTCGTTCCGCCGGCGGCCGCGCGGCTTCCGAAGGAAATGCCAGGCGCTCAAGCCTGTGTACAGCATGGTGAACGGGCTGGGCTTCAACCACCTCCCCGACACCTACGGCTTCCAGGGCTCCGGAGGCCTCTCGTGCGCGCCCAACAGCCTGGCGCTGGAGGGCGGCTTGGGCATGATGAATGGCCATTTGGCTGGCAACGTGGACGGCATGGCTTTGCCCAGCCACTCGGTGCCACACCTGCCCTCCAACGGCGGCCACTCGTACATGGGTGGCTGCGGTGGCTCTGCGGCCGGGGAGTACCCGCACCACGACAGCTCGGTGCCCGCTTCACCGCTGCTGCCGGCCGGCGCCGGCGGAGTCATGGAGCCGCACGCCGTTTACTCCAGCTCTGCAGCAGCCTGGCCGCCCGCGGCCTCCGCGGCTCTCAACAGCGGGGCCTCCTACATCAAGCAACAGCCTCTGTCCCCTTGCAACCCAGCCGCCAACCCCCTGTCTGGCAGCATCTCCACGCACTCCCTGGAGCAGCCATACCTTCACCAAAACAGTCACAACGGGCCGGCAGAACTGCAAG GCATCCCTCGGTATCACTCACAGTCGCCCAGCATGTGTGACAGAAAGGAGTTTGTCTTCTCTTTCAATGCCATGGCCTCTTCTTCTATGCATACAACAGGCGGAGGATCTTACTATCACCAGCAGGTCACCTACCAAGACATCAAGCCGTGTGTGATGTGA